One region of Rhodothermaceae bacterium genomic DNA includes:
- a CDS encoding efflux RND transporter permease subunit, whose product MNQEGPYSGEPAGPIAYMASNRIAPNLLMFGIIALGLVSLGGLEREGWPVVPFNMIEVFMAYPGATPEEIEESIIVKIEERIETLEDVKAIRSLAAPGLASVRIQWRTGTNLSEAMDEVQAAVGQIQSFPATAERPQFWEMDSRTSVIRLMLFGDATERALKELAYQVRNELKTLPSVSLVEVSGTRDYEISIEVPLATLRALGLTLEDIAYAVRQSSLNLSAGSIDTRESEVRVRTIGQNYNQLDFEEIAIVAQNDGAIVRLRDIATIRDGFQENNMIVRHQGTPAVFVEVYRGEDENVKTISDTVNEHVRDVILPSLPDGIGITVWNDDSPVYAERAGLLVRNGILGFILVFIALALFLEIRLAIWVIFGLVTSGVGALSVMLWLDLPLNAQSLFAFLLAIGIIVDDAIVVAERIYSQRMKGLPGPVAAIRGTRRIKTALTFAVLTSIAAFTPLLFIPGGVGEVWFALPAIVIGMLVISLIEALFILPAHLSHLPGPEWTPSNFADKFLFRIRTSVDQGLTRFLKGPLNRALRFATDYPAIIISGTLGLFVLCVSLIPAGVVPTTLIGVVEGDFVTATLEMPEGTPEERTLEVAMELEAAGRRVIERLDQEGPEGAPSLLQGTLIVVGQGPRVEGGGLDSSPTMNPQSHIAGIEIRLLSAQQRDMSTITIMQAWREEVGILPYVRGIAFSGDVINLGNPVEVVLSHPNSERLIVAADSVVNSLYSVAGVFDIRSDHAPGIGEIQLGLRPEARTLGITVEDLAQQVRSAFFGVEAVRLQRGEEEVRVYTRLPASEREAITDVEGYLIQTQSDGKVPIHQVATMTMGTSPPVIRRRDGQRIVTVTADVNAEVISGSQANEILENRFLPDITASEPELTYSFGGEQQEQLESLGALNRGFMLAMLAIYALLAIPLRSYRKPFLLMAIVPFGLIGIILGHVILGLPLSAVSFLGFFGLSGVIVNDSLVMIDSIDRRIREGSTPRHAIVEGAKSRFRPIMLTSVTTFLAFVPLILEPAIQAQYLVPFAASLGVGIMITTAILMLLLPALMAAFSRINSNRTAQDMQNA is encoded by the coding sequence ATGAATCAGGAGGGCCCCTATTCGGGTGAGCCGGCAGGGCCAATCGCCTATATGGCGAGTAATCGGATTGCCCCCAATTTGTTAATGTTTGGCATTATCGCCTTGGGCCTTGTATCACTTGGGGGTCTGGAGCGGGAAGGCTGGCCGGTAGTCCCCTTCAATATGATTGAAGTTTTCATGGCCTATCCTGGGGCTACGCCAGAAGAGATTGAAGAATCCATCATAGTAAAGATTGAAGAGCGAATTGAGACACTGGAGGATGTCAAGGCAATCAGATCCCTAGCCGCTCCCGGGCTGGCATCCGTCAGAATTCAGTGGCGAACCGGCACGAATCTCAGCGAAGCGATGGACGAGGTGCAGGCTGCTGTCGGACAAATTCAGTCTTTTCCGGCCACAGCCGAGCGCCCCCAGTTTTGGGAAATGGACAGCCGTACCAGTGTGATTCGACTGATGCTTTTCGGTGATGCCACCGAACGCGCGCTGAAAGAACTTGCCTATCAAGTCAGAAATGAATTAAAAACTTTGCCTAGCGTATCCCTCGTCGAAGTCAGCGGCACGAGGGATTATGAGATCTCTATTGAGGTACCACTTGCTACATTGCGCGCGCTCGGATTGACGCTGGAGGACATTGCCTACGCTGTCCGCCAGAGCTCACTCAATCTTTCTGCCGGGAGCATTGACACAAGGGAGTCCGAGGTCCGGGTGCGCACTATTGGCCAGAATTACAATCAACTTGATTTTGAGGAAATCGCCATTGTTGCTCAAAACGACGGTGCGATTGTGCGTCTCAGAGATATTGCAACGATTCGGGACGGATTCCAGGAAAACAATATGATTGTTCGCCATCAGGGCACGCCGGCAGTTTTCGTGGAAGTCTATCGAGGAGAAGATGAGAATGTTAAAACGATTTCGGACACAGTCAATGAGCACGTACGGGATGTGATCCTGCCTTCACTTCCCGATGGTATTGGGATTACTGTATGGAACGATGATTCTCCTGTCTATGCAGAGCGTGCAGGTCTTTTGGTTCGGAATGGTATTCTGGGCTTCATCTTAGTTTTCATCGCCTTGGCCCTTTTTCTTGAGATCCGGCTTGCAATATGGGTTATTTTCGGTCTGGTCACCTCCGGTGTAGGTGCATTGTCGGTCATGCTGTGGCTTGATCTTCCACTCAACGCCCAGTCACTTTTCGCATTCCTCCTGGCAATCGGTATTATTGTGGACGACGCCATTGTCGTAGCCGAGAGAATCTATTCTCAGCGCATGAAAGGTCTTCCTGGACCGGTCGCTGCGATCCGGGGAACACGAAGAATCAAGACAGCACTAACCTTCGCAGTCCTCACCTCGATAGCGGCGTTTACTCCTCTGCTCTTCATTCCGGGTGGTGTTGGAGAGGTATGGTTCGCATTGCCGGCGATTGTTATTGGTATGCTGGTGATTTCTCTGATTGAAGCACTTTTCATTCTACCTGCGCATCTGTCCCACCTGCCGGGTCCGGAATGGACGCCATCCAATTTTGCAGATAAATTCCTTTTTCGTATTCGAACATCCGTAGATCAAGGGCTGACCAGGTTCCTTAAGGGCCCCTTGAATCGCGCCCTCCGCTTTGCTACGGATTATCCCGCAATTATTATTTCGGGAACCCTCGGTTTGTTTGTACTCTGTGTGTCGCTAATTCCGGCAGGCGTGGTTCCGACAACACTTATCGGCGTAGTCGAGGGTGATTTTGTCACTGCTACGCTTGAAATGCCAGAGGGAACGCCCGAAGAGAGAACTCTTGAAGTTGCAATGGAACTGGAGGCTGCAGGCAGACGCGTGATTGAACGTTTGGATCAGGAAGGGCCGGAGGGCGCCCCTTCACTGCTGCAGGGGACACTCATCGTGGTAGGTCAAGGCCCTCGTGTAGAAGGAGGAGGACTTGATTCATCTCCTACCATGAATCCCCAGTCCCATATTGCCGGTATTGAAATCAGGTTACTGAGTGCCCAACAACGGGATATGTCCACCATTACAATTATGCAGGCTTGGCGGGAAGAGGTGGGAATCTTGCCCTATGTCCGGGGAATTGCTTTCAGTGGTGATGTCATCAACCTGGGAAATCCTGTGGAGGTTGTTCTATCTCACCCAAACTCAGAGCGTCTCATTGTTGCTGCCGATTCAGTAGTGAATAGCCTGTATAGTGTGGCCGGTGTCTTTGATATCCGCTCGGATCATGCCCCGGGGATCGGGGAGATTCAGCTGGGGTTAAGGCCTGAAGCGCGAACACTCGGCATCACCGTCGAAGATCTGGCACAACAGGTACGGTCAGCTTTTTTTGGTGTGGAGGCGGTAAGACTGCAGCGAGGCGAAGAAGAAGTCCGGGTCTATACGCGCTTGCCCGCTAGTGAGCGAGAAGCAATCACGGACGTCGAAGGATATTTGATCCAGACGCAATCAGATGGGAAGGTTCCGATCCACCAAGTTGCCACGATGACAATGGGAACATCCCCACCAGTAATTCGACGCAGAGACGGGCAACGAATTGTGACCGTGACGGCAGATGTGAATGCTGAAGTGATCTCTGGATCACAGGCCAACGAGATTCTTGAAAATAGATTCCTCCCAGATATAACCGCTTCCGAGCCGGAGTTAACCTATTCCTTTGGGGGGGAACAGCAAGAACAACTGGAGTCTCTGGGAGCACTCAACCGTGGTTTTATGCTTGCCATGCTGGCGATATACGCGTTGTTGGCGATTCCCCTGCGCTCCTATCGTAAACCATTCCTATTGATGGCCATCGTGCCATTTGGCCTTATTGGAATTATCCTTGGTCATGTGATACTAGGCCTCCCGCTCAGCGCTGTTTCTTTCCTGGGCTTTTTCGGCCTCAGCGGGGTCATTGTGAACGATTCGTTAGTAATGATTGATTCAATCGATCGACGCATTCGAGAGGGAAGTACACCAAGACACGCAATTGTCGAAGGTGCTAAGAGTCGCTTCCGTCCCATTATGCTAACGTCAGTGACTACATTTTTGGCATTTGTGCCGCTTATCCTAGAACCCGCGATTCAAGCACAGTATCTGGTCCCATTCGCGGCATCATTAGGCGTTGGTATCATGATTACAACTGCAATCCTGATGCTGCTCTTACCTGCACTGATGGCTGCTTTCTCTCGAATCAACTCCAATCGCACTGCACAGGATATGCAGAATGCCTGA